In Prionailurus bengalensis isolate Pbe53 chromosome D4, Fcat_Pben_1.1_paternal_pri, whole genome shotgun sequence, the DNA window GGCTGCCCCTGGGCAGGAGACAGATTCCAGGAGTGGTGGGGCCGGGTAAGTTCCATCTCATTCCAGGTCTTTCCCTCCCAGGGAGCCACAGCAGTAGCTGGGGCTGGCATCACCCAGAGCATTTGTCTGCCCCTCCTGAGCGTGTACCAGCTTAGCTCCAATGGGACAGTGCAGGTGAGTGCCAGTGACTCGCCAGGACCCCTGGATTGGCCAGACTGCAATTTGAGGGGAAAAGTGTCCCTGTCCTTGATCTTTCACACACCCTGGGAGTTGCTCTTTAATGGCTTGTCTGAGGCACTGATGGTGTAGACTCCTCACTGCCCCCATACTGATTTCTAGTAAGAGAAGTTCATATGGCTAGTTAATGGCAGACCTGAGTCTAGAACCTGGGATTCTTTTGTATCTGCCTGGTGCTCTTTCCTCGTAATCCCTGGCCTCGGACCCCCTGTGGCCCTGCCGGTCACCAGGCAGTGGCTGTGCCCTTTCTAGGTTTTCTCTTCCGAGCAGCCAGGCTGCCTTAGCTGCCGTGTTGCACGGAGGTCCCGCTACACCTGTCAGCTGGATTTGTTGGTGCCGTGTCCTGATCTCATCTGCTGTCTGTATCTTAGACGCCTAGCACCTCTCGGAAGTCTCTGGATGCCCCCTCTTGGCCGGGGGTCTACCGCCTCTCCATGTCCTTGATGGAGCGGCTCCTCAAAACTCTGCGCTACAACTTCCTGACCGAGGCCCTGGATTTCGTGGGTGTTCACCAGGAGCGGACCTTACAGGTGAGGGGCTGCCAGCATCATAGGAGCTCAGGGGGCTCAGGGTAATAGGGGGGTCTGGGCCATTCAGGACCATTCAGAAACTTCTGAGCCTAGAAGAGTCTGATGTGCCATCACCTCAGCATTTGTGGGTCCAGAACCTGTCCTCCCAATGGGAGGGTGAAGAGCAGGCAGGTCAGGTCCCTGTTTCACTCCATCCATCCTTGTCTCTCCCCTCAGTGCCTCAGTGCGGTAAGGACAATACAGAGTCTGGCGTGCCTGGAGGAGGCAGACCACACTGTGGGCTTCATTCTGCAGCTCTCCAACTTCATGAAGGAATGGCACTTCCACCTGCCTCAGCTTATGCGAGATGTCCAGGTGGGTCCTTGGACATGGTTCCTTGCAAGGGGTCTGGGGAAGTGCTTGGGCATGGGGTGGTGGGCACTGTCTGGGGTACCTCTGGTGAATAGCAGGCACTTGGAACGTGGGCATTTTGCTTTGTGAACACGGGGTTTGGTTTCTTCGTGTTGCTTTCCCTGGAGCTAAagttttccttatatataaatatatataaagggcAGCCTTGTAGCTTAAGAACTTGGGCTCAGTTGGATGGATGTTGGCTCACATCCCTTAGGAATAGGCCTGAAGCTTGAGACCAGCGGGGCCAGGGTCTGGGGAGTAGGGAGAGAACAGGTCCTGGAGCCAGACAGGCATCCATcatttgtgtgaccttggccacGTTACTTCGCTATTTCTGAaggtttttcttctgtaaaatgggaaaatgatcCCTATCTTATTTCTTTACTGAAGAACTGATCTTAGACATTGAGCTAGGTGGTGGCACGGCACAGGGTGCAGGGAAAGATCCCAGGCATCCCCTGCCCCAGTCCGGAGTCGGGCATACTCTGTGGCTGTAAGATTTGCAGCTCGAGAACACAGGGAGGTGAGCATTGTAGGAGCTGAGAGGAAGGGCACTGGGACTCTGAGGGGGTCCTGCTTGGTGGGGCCGCTGCTGagagccccctgcccccgccccacgtCTGTGTCTGCTGCAGGTAAACCTGGGCTACCTGTGCCAGGCCTGCACCTCCCTCCTGCACAGCCGCAAGATGCTGCAGCACTGCTTGCAGGTAACCGCCCTCCCTGCCGGGCTGCCCGCGGGGCCTCGTGCCGGCTTCTCTGGACTCCACCTCCATTTCTTGTCTCCCTCAGAACAAAAACGGAGACGGCATCCCCTCGGCTGTCGCCCCCCGAGTTCAGCGGCTGCCCGCTGCTGCCACTGCCGCCCCCTCCTGCTCTTCTAAGCAGCCCGCTGCTGACACGGAGGCCTCGGAGCAGCGAGCCTTACACACGGTCCAGTACGGACTTCTCAAGATCCTTAGCAGGACCCTGGCGGCTCTGCGCCACTTCACCCCAGACGTCTGCCAAATCCTGCTGGATCAGGTACGAGCCGCCCCCTGTGCCGTGCCGCCAGCTGCCCAGCGGTGAGCTGCAGAGGCTCTCCTGTGCTCTGCTCTACCCTTAAGAGCCGTCTGGGGTCCTAGTTGGGCTCCAGATTGCTCCTGTCTTGCCTTGCAGTCCCTGGACCTTGCTGAATACAACTTCCTCTTTGCCCTGAGCTTCACCACTCCCACTTTTGACTCAGAAGTGGCCCCCTCCTTCGGGACCCTTCTGGCCACGGTGAATGTGGCCCTAAACATGCTTGGAGAGGTAAGTTGGGTGCTGTCAGACTCTGGCCTCTCAACCCCAGTCTTCCCCCCGATCTCCCGTGGCATAACTGTGGCCTCCAGCACGTCAGCCTGCCTGAGCCTGGTCCTCTTCCTGAGCGAGCTGGCAGGACCTCGCCGGGAGGAGCACTGTGGGGGCTGAGTGAGTAGCTGGCCAACTGCTAGTGCAGGGCCGCCAAGTCGGAGGCTCGCAGGGAGCCACACCTGTTACTGTCACTTTCTCTTTTCACCCTGTGTCTCTTCCTCCAGCTGGACAAGAAAAAGGAGCCCCTCACCCAGGCCGTGGGGCTCAGCACACAGGCGGAAGGGACCAGAACGCTGAAGTAAGAAAGCCCCTCTTCTGGAATTTGATCTGGGGTCAGGGCAGCTGTGGGTCAGCCCTCCTCCTGGCTCGGCGGTGCACCCCGTCCCTGCCGGCTCGGCTGTCTGCAACGgggccccctgccctctccccaggtcCCTCCTGATGTTCACCATGGAAAACTGCTTCTACCTGCTCATCTCCCAGGCCGTGCGCTACCTTAGGGACCCGGCCGTACATCCCCGGGACAAGCAGCGGATGAAACAGGAGCTCAGCTCGGAGTTGGTACAGACGGGTAGAGGGCTCTGACCAGGGGCGCTGGTGGGGACGAGTCTGTGGGTTCCCAATGGGCCCCCCGCCTCGCGGGGCCCTCATCTAGTACCTTTTCTTTCACAGAGCACTCTGCTCTCCAGCCTCTCACGCTACTTCCGCCGGGGAGGCCCCAGCTCCCCCGCTGCCGGCGTCCTCCCCTCACCTCAGGGCAAGTCCACCTCGCTCTCCAAGGCCAGCCCGGAGAGCCAGGAGCCTCTGATCCAGCTAGTGCAGGCCTTCGTGCGGCACGTGCAAAGATAGGGTGGGGGCCCGCCCGCCCTGCTCCGGCAGCCTGCACCACAGTCCTGGGCAGCGGGGGTGCTGCGGGCCGGCCCTGTGGCCCGTGTGGACTGAGAGCGgcacctgtcccctccccccagggcagCCACGACTCCAGCCGCCCACCCActggcattatttttataatagatcAAGAGGTCCACGGCCAGGTGGGAGCCATGAGTCTACCGCGCTCACGCCCTTAAGTTCAGAATGTCCCAGGGTGTGGTACTTCCCTTAagcatctcccccccccccccacccctgcacttgACCTGGCCCAGTAGAGGCCAGGAGCCGGTGTCAAATGCAACCAGGATAGGCTGTGTGCACGGCTCTGAAAATGTTTTCCATGCTCTGTTCTTGCAGTTTTTGGTAATACTGTGGTctatttatacaaatattaaaatactgtttataGATAGCTGTGTGATGTGCCTTCAAGGCCTGGAGACGAGCACCCGGCGCTCAGCACCAAGCAAGTCTTCCTTGGCCAGGTGCCTGGGAGCAGCGGAGTGGAGGTTTGAGGAAGCAGAGGAGCCGGGCGGACACTTTAACTTTCCCTTCCCCGGCCCGCCCAGCTCTCGTCCCCACCACACCTCACCCCTGACGCACGCGCTCCGTTTACCCGCTGGCTGAGCTTCCCACAGGTGTAGCCTCGCTTGAAGTTCACTCCTTCCTATTTACAGCTCtgtgcccctgcctcccctgcccctgccttcaGAAGCCCGGGCTGTGGGCCTGCCAGCCTCTGGCCTCCTCAGGACCTGATCACGAGAGTGCTGGGCTCGGTGCTTAATCTGACACCTGGCTTGCAGGCCAGAGCCACCGCTTGAAGTTTCTAGAATCAGACTGACCTGGGCTAGAGTCCCTGCGTGGCTACTTGCCAGTTACAGAACCTTGAGGAGGTGACTCTTTCTgatctcttcttccctcctctgtgagGACAACATGAGAACACGTGAACGGGCAAGGCTCAGTGGCCGGCCACAGGAAGCACTGGCAGCCGGCAGTTACCAGCTGAAACCCTCATGCAAATTTTAGTCCACTCCACGGCCCAAATTTATGAAAGTTCTCCTTAGGGATAAAATGTCTCTTAATGCAGCCTCAAGTGCAGGAAGAGTAGTCCCATCTGAGCAGCACAGGCCCTGTGGGAGAAAGCGAGGCCcgtgaaggaaggaggaggaagctggCATGTGAATGCTTGCTTCCCTTTCCCACCCTCCAGGCCAGCCCGTGGGGTCCGCAGCCCGATAGGAGCCCAGGCAACATGCACGTGAAGGATGATTTATTATTTGTCACTGGCTATACAGCAAGCAGACAGGCAGAGTAAAAAGATCAGTTAAAAAGTGAGTGTGGAGAGGTGCAGGCTGCAGCCACCGAACTTGGCTTGAGCGGTCTtgagggggtaggggaggggagCACCCAGGAGATGCCACTccggccaggcgcccctcgctCCAGTCCACCCAGAGGGGCCGGCGCCCGTCCCCAGGCCCACCGCAGACCTGCCCACCTTCCCCCCACTGCTGCTTTTGGCAACCAAAAGGCAGGTGCTCTCTTGCCAAGGGTGTGCCCCAGGCTGCTGCAGGCCTAGCGCTCCGACCCCCGCGGGGAGCCGAGGTGCCTGGGGCGGCACTGCAGCCAGCCGCCCCTCCTCAGCAGGAGCGGGGAGGACCGCAGAGCTGGGGAGCTCAGTGGATGCAGACAGCGCCGGGGGCTCCagaagcagggctgggggaggggctgggaccaTTCAGCCTCTGGGGCCCCCTCACAGCTGGACGACCGGGGACGTGGACGGAATGGGGCTGGTCTCCCCACCCCGAGCAGCTGAGTCACCGACAGACAGGTGGTGGGGCTGCACACGTCCTCTCCCACCCGGGCCAGaaccggtggggggggggggcctggagggGCCTGCTTAGCTGAGCAGTTCCAAGTAGGTGACCGGGACCTTGCCCTTCTTGTTGCCTCTCTCGCCAATGAGCCAGTCAGGGTCCATGCCGGGCAGGCTGTAGACGGTGATGAGCtgaagagggcagagggaaggtcACACCCGAGCAGGGGCAGAACCGGCGTGGGGATGGGGTTGCCACAGTCCCATGACACACGGGCATCTGCACGTCCAGAGACAGGAACTCACCTGCTctacctagagcctgcttcctcAAGAGCTGGAGCTGCCTCCACTTACCCCCCAGCTCCACCCCCAGGGCCCCTCAGAGACTtggaggcagtgggtggggggctCCCCGTTCTGGTTCCCTGATGCTCCTGGGCCcgccctctgccccacccctgtggCACCAGGCCTACCTCATCAGCCAGCAGGGCcaactcgctgctgtcagccgcCTCGTAGTCGTAGAGCACCCGGGCCTTCCGGGTCCCGCTGGCAGGTGGGCTCACCTCCTCCAGGCGGAGAGCAGCCTCCCCTGGAGGGGCCAGGCCAGCCACAGAGGGCCCCACGGGCATAGTGGCCGCGGCGGTGGTAGGTGAGCTGCTGCtgaggggcggggaggcgggcTCCGTGGTGCCCACGAAGGTGCCTGGGAATCTGAACAGGTGCAACATCTCAGCCGGGGGCCACGTCCCCACGGGAGTCCCACGCGTCCCACCAAACCCCGCCTGGGCCCGCTGCCGCTACTTACATGGCTCCCTGGGAGCTGGCAGCGTGAGGGGAAAAGCAAGGCAAGGGGAAACGTGAGATGCACCGCCCAGTCCCTGCCATCCTCCCACCCGGGCGTTCTCGAGAGACCGCGCTCAGAGGTCAAGGCCCACCACCTCACTGTTGTCCAGGGGGGTGTGATGCCCCCGACACAAGGTTCAGCCCTCTACCCGCCCTGTGTGTCGTAGGGCTTTCTGAGCTTAGGCCTGGGAGCCAGGGGACCCCAGTGGGCACCTGCCCAGCTGTTTCTGTAAGTCCAGCATGTGGCGGTAGCACTGCGCGTAGTAAGTCGTCTGGGACTCCACGAACTCATGGAGGCAGCGAAGGTGGTTCACCTGCAGGGAGGACAGCGGTGCCCGTGGTGAGCGGGGTGAGCGGTGGCCCGGGAGGTGAGatgttccctcccccaccccgctccctGCTGCCCCCCTGGAGCAGGGGGGAGGGCCATCCAGCCTTTGGCACTTGCTCTGTGGCACCTGGAACAGAGCTCAAGTTCCACCCTCAGGACCATGGGCTCCAGCGCTGCCCCTCACCGCCTGCTTCTGAGATCCAACTTCATCGCCCGCCTCGTTGTGGAccgcttgggggggggggggaggggcaggaagacagGGGACGATGGAAGGGCGACATGGGGCAGGACTCACGTGAGTGCTGCTGATTCCCTCCAGCAGGAGCCGGGTCACTTCTGCCTGCCGGTCAAACTCGGTCTGGGCCACTCGGAGCTCCTGCTCGGCCTGGGAAGGGCACAGTGTGAGAATGTAGGACAGCAGCAGTGGCCCCCGCCGTCCTTCCTGCCACCCCTTCCCGCGGCCCCGACGGCCACCAGGAGCAGCCCTGTTCCACTCTGGATGCAGACGGCACTTCCCCCTGGGGACACAGACAGACCTCTTGGAGGCAGGGGTGCGCTTCTCAGGCCTGGAGCCCTGGCCCCTGGGGCAGCCATAACCCTGCTGGGACCCCTCTGGACCTATGCTGTGACCAGTGGCCAGAGACAGACCCACGGGTGTTTGGCTAGGACCTCTGACACCCGGTACCTCACCACCCGACAGCGCCACTCCCGTGTGCCCAGAGGGACTGTGGGGGCAGTCCCCCACAGAGGGGAAGCGGTACCCTCACAGTGGCCCCGACCCAGGACAGAACCCAGAACTAGAAGCCAAtctgacccctcccccctcccaacctgCTTTAAGCCTCTGCTCGCGAGCCTCCCGAGCCCAGACTCACCTTGTCCACCTCATCATTCCAGAGCTTCAGTGACCGCAACAGGACCgcgcagcaggggagggagggggcaccgGTCAGCGGGGGAGTAGAGGGAGGAGAGCTGAACCCCAGAGCCCGCGTCCTGCCCCAGCTCCCCGAGAGCCCACCTCTTCCCACCCCATACCCTGCCCGTAACCCAACCAGGAGCTGAGGCGGGGACGTGGCCTGGTGTGAGCAGGGGCGCGGACAACCACGGTCCAGTCCAACATGCCGCATGCAGGGAAGGTGGGGCACAGCCAGCTGGGAAGTCCTGCCGGGGTTTCTCCTACAGCGTAAGCCCCCGGGCTCTGACGGGAGACCGAGCGTCCCCCGTCCCACCCTGACACTCAGCTAAGGCTGGTGGGCTGGGACGCAGGACCGTGTGACCCTAGGCCAGTCACTGAACCTTTCTGTCCTTCTGCAGAGAAAGGCAGCCTCGTGCCCGAGTCACACTGGGGTtcaatggcaaaagaaaaaaacagggcgGTCTCCACCCTCCGGGATATTCCTCCTTCCACTCGGCCCAGGAAAGGGGGCAGGAAGTGTCATCCAGAGTCTAAAGAAGaaagacccccctccccccgccacgaCTTAGGAGACCCATTTCTCCTGCCCAGTGTGGGAGGTCTATCCAAAGATGATAACCTGAAAGCAAGACAAGGTTAGCTCTGCGGACCGAGGTGTCCCGCCACAGTGCCACTGAGGAAACCAAAACGTGGGGAGCGGCCCCCACGCGTGTGTATAGAGGGCGCCCAGCAAGAGGGGCCTGGTGGAGTGAACCGGGGCCCCCGCCCCAGGGGAACGATGGCCCAGCCATCGCGTGAGTGCACAGACACTGGCGGCAACATGCAGGGACAGAGGTGAAGGAGAGCCAGCGGGTCTGTGCCACGGCGTGCCGCCCAGGGCAGAAATGGAAGGtgggagaaaaaggcagaagaggCACAGCCGCCTGTGGTGGCCACAGGTACGATGGGACGGACGTGGGTGGCCCATGCTCCAAACTACAGGTAAACACCTAGTAGCCGGACGAAGCGGTGAAGAAGAGATCCCACGACAACGGAACCCTTCGCgaccccaccctgcccacctccttccttctatCCTCGGCCCGCCGGCCCTCTCCCTCGGGGCCCCCCACtctccctgctcgttctctggGCCTCTCCTCGCCGCCACGACACCGTGTCAGAGAGGCAGAACAGCACCACCCTCGTCTCCAGTCCCGGGTCTGTGAACCCATGGCGGGCCGGcgggggcggtggaggggggggggaggggcagaactcAGGGCcccggggtggagggggggggggaacgggtCCGCTGCCCCGCAGCTCCCTGTGCCGTCCAGTGCGGCTGGCCCGGCCTCCACCTCCAGCAGGGCGCACAGGGAAGCGAGGCCAGCACCGTGGGCgcaggggggcaggcagggggcccGAGGCGGGACTGCGGCCCTCCAGTCCTCCCGGCTCTCAGGACATGCCCTGTGCTCCTGCTGCTGTGCTGTGTGGCTGCCCCGTGCCGGGGGGGCGGGCGCAGGGAGGCCGGGCGGCCGGGGTGGGGCGCTTACCGCGGAGGCGCTGGCCGAGAGAATGTAATTACGAGGTCTAGTCTCCTGAAAGTCAGGCACCGTCTGGCGGGAAGAGGTCACGGGGGAAGGGGGTCAAGTGGGGCCGGGCGCCGCCCCAGAATCTCCCACAAGGAGAGGCCAGGAGCCCCGGCCCAAGGGACGGGAGGCTGCAGACACATACCACGTggacccctctccctgctccaacCTCCTGGGGGCGAGGTGGGCGTAGGGACGCGGAGAGTCAGACAAAGACCAAGTGGGTGGTCACGCTGGGAGCCCAGGAGAGCAGATGCCAGGGAGCCTCCGGGTGCGTCGCAGACTGGGcctggccccctcctccctggacCCCCGTCTCACTCAGATGCCCCGGTTGGAGCCACAGCCCTCCAGACAAAACCCGTCTCCCACCCCAGCTTCCTCAGGCCCAGGATCTCCACACAGCACATCTCTCGCTCCTGCAGCAAGGactgggcccctcccccacaacaagatggacaggtggatgcatggatggacagGGTGACAGGCTTCCCACATTTGCAAAAAGCTGACTCACAGGCTCCAGTGCCTGGCGTCCCCCTAAGCCAGAGGCTACGCGTGGCAGAGGCTCTGGTGGGGAGACCAGCTGCTTGCAAAATGCCCAGGATGTGTCCCCTGGGCCAGCCACGGCACTGCGGCCTGAGGCTGGGACGGGCAAACCAGAAGCAGCACAGCACGTGGGACAGGTATACTCACATCTCCCTCACACTGAGCCAAGTTACCCAAAGCAGAACggaaaggaacaaaaacaaagagtTAGTGAGTCCACAGCGCAGGCGGGAGCAGGCCCCCCCGGGCCCCGGCgggaggggacagcaggtggTGGGCGGGCAGTTGACCCTGCCCTCCAGAAGGAGTCCTGCTATGCGCACGCGCacgcatacgtgtgtgtgtgtgtgtgtgtgtgtgtgtgtgtgtgtgcgcgcgcgcgcgcgtgtgtgtgtgtgtgtgtgtttagggggtggggtgagggtgtgACCTGCCAGCCTCCAGTCCTCTGGGACGCTTGCCATAGCTGGGCTGCCCAGGGCCTAGCTCTGCGGAGGGTATCCTGGTCTGACCCAAAGGCTGGAGGTTGTCCAGGCCGGACAACTGGAGAAGGGGTCCTGCCGCTCCAGTGACTAAGGAAAGGCTCCCCTGGCCTGACTGATGGAGGATGAGCTTGTTCTGGCCAAGGTACTCCAGAGAGACGGTCTAGCCCTGGGTGATGGGGAGACTGTCCTGTCCAGGTGACTTAGAGAGGTCAACCTTGTGGCCACACGTCATCCTACCCAACCACAGCGGGACTCCAGTGGCTGAGACCTGCCTCTGATCTGGCCCCACACACCTGGATGAGTGAGACCCTGCCCTTGGCTGTCCCCAGAGGCAGTGCAGGCCCAGGCTCCATGGTCCCCAGTGGCCACACTGTGGGAGGGGAACGCAAGGAAGGTTTGGGGCTAGAACCCTCCTGGGCAGTTGAGAGCTGGGCAGGCACAGGTGGTGGTACCCCCGGCCTTCCCTGGACCTGGGAGTTCCCTCCTCAGAGTGCAAGGTGGCCTCTAGGCCCCCGTACCCCCAAGTAGCCCGGCATGCCAGGAGTATGCTCGCCCTCAGGcccactctccccaccctggCCTTGCCCTGGTCAAACTACGCCACGCTGCGTCCACTGGCCTGACCAGGCTGGGCAGGCCTCAGTGAGCCGAGAGTAAACAGAGAACCGTGAGGTCCCGGCCCGACCCCGTGTCATGGGGCTAACCTGAAAGGGTCCTCGGTCATGCCTCTGAGAAGGTGGCCCTGAGGAGGGCCCTGAGAAGGTGGGTGGTCTAGCTCCGGGGTTCACACCATCAGGGCACCCCTGGACCAGCACTGGAGCAGCGGGCAGGGGAGTTAGTAAGGGGGAGCCATGCCCGGGCAGAGCCGGGGGACAGAGCCGAGCatctggggagggcagggcaggg includes these proteins:
- the SH3GLB2 gene encoding endophilin-B2 isoform X6, whose protein sequence is MDFNMKKLASDAGIFFTRAVQFTEEKFGQAEKTELDAHFENLLARADSTKNWTEKILRQTEVLLQPNPSARVEEFLYEKLDRKVPSRVTNGELLAQYMAEAASELGPTTPYGKTLIKVAEAEKRLGAAERDFIHTASINFLTPLRNFLEGDWKTISKERRLLQNRRLDLDACKARLKKAKAAEAKATTVPDFQETRPRNYILSASASALWNDEVDKAEQELRVAQTEFDRQAEVTRLLLEGISSTHVNHLRCLHEFVESQTTYYAQCYRHMLDLQKQLGRFPGTFVGTTEPASPPLSSSSPTTAAATMPVGPSVAGLAPPGEAALRLEEVSPPASGTRKARVLYDYEAADSSELALLADELITVYSLPGMDPDWLIGERGNKKGKVPVTYLELLS
- the SH3GLB2 gene encoding endophilin-B2 isoform X4, translated to MDFNMKKLASDAGIFFTRAVQFTEEKFGQAEKTELDAHFENLLARADSTKNWTEKILRQTEVLLQPNPSARVEEFLYEKLDRKVPSRVTNGELLAQYMAEAASELGPTTPYGKTLIKVAEAEKRLGAAERDFIHTASINFLTPLRNFLEGDWKTISKERRLLQNRRLDLDACKARLKKAKAAEAKATCEGDTVPDFQETRPRNYILSASASALWNDEVDKAEQELRVAQTEFDRQAEVTRLLLEGISSTHVNHLRCLHEFVESQTTYYAQCYRHMLDLQKQLGSSQGAIFPGTFVGTTEPASPPLSSSSPTTAAATMPVGPSVAGLAPPGEAALRLEEVSPPASGTRKARVLYDYEAADSSELALLADELITVYSLPGMDPDWLIGERGNKKGKVPVTYLELLS
- the SH3GLB2 gene encoding endophilin-B2 isoform X3, with protein sequence MDFNMKKLASDAGIFFTRAVQFTEEKFGQAEKTELDAHFENLLARADSTKNWTEKILRQTEVLLQPNPSARVEEFLYEKLDRKVPSRVTNGELLAQYMAEAASELGPTTPYGKTLIKVAEAEKRLGAAERDFIHTASINFLTPLRNFLEGDWKTISKERRLLQNRRLDLDACKARLKKAKAAEAKATCEGDTVPDFQETRPRNYILSASASATLDDTSCPLSWAEWKEEYPGGWRPPCFFLLPLNPSVTRARGCLSLQKDRKLWNDEVDKAEQELRVAQTEFDRQAEVTRLLLEGISSTHVNHLRCLHEFVESQTTYYAQCYRHMLDLQKQLGRFPGTFVGTTEPASPPLSSSSPTTAAATMPVGPSVAGLAPPGEAALRLEEVSPPASGTRKARVLYDYEAADSSELALLADELITVYSLPGMDPDWLIGERGNKKGKVPVTYLELLS
- the SH3GLB2 gene encoding endophilin-B2 isoform X1; amino-acid sequence: MDFNMKKLASDAGIFFTRAVQFTEEKFGQAEKTELDAHFENLLARADSTKNWTEKILRQTEVLLQPNPSARVEEFLYEKLDRKVPSRVTNGELLAQYMAEAASELGPTTPYGKTLIKVAEAEKRLGAAERDFIHTASINFLTPLRNFLEGDWKTISKERRLLQNRRLDLDACKARLKKAKAAEAKATCEGDTVPDFQETRPRNYILSASASATLDDTSCPLSWAEWKEEYPGGWRPPCFFLLPLNPSVTRARGCLSLQKDRKLWNDEVDKAEQELRVAQTEFDRQAEVTRLLLEGISSTHVNHLRCLHEFVESQTTYYAQCYRHMLDLQKQLGSSQGAIFPGTFVGTTEPASPPLSSSSPTTAAATMPVGPSVAGLAPPGEAALRLEEVSPPASGTRKARVLYDYEAADSSELALLADELITVYSLPGMDPDWLIGERGNKKGKVPVTYLELLS
- the SH3GLB2 gene encoding endophilin-B2 isoform X2, with the protein product MDFNMKKLASDAGIFFTRAVQFTEEKFGQAEKTELDAHFENLLARADSTKNWTEKILRQTEVLLQPNPSARVEEFLYEKLDRKVPSRVTNGELLAQYMAEAASELGPTTPYGKTLIKVAEAEKRLGAAERDFIHTASINFLTPLRNFLEGDWKTISKERRLLQNRRLDLDACKARLKKAKAAEAKATTVPDFQETRPRNYILSASASATLDDTSCPLSWAEWKEEYPGGWRPPCFFLLPLNPSVTRARGCLSLQKDRKLWNDEVDKAEQELRVAQTEFDRQAEVTRLLLEGISSTHVNHLRCLHEFVESQTTYYAQCYRHMLDLQKQLGSSQGAIFPGTFVGTTEPASPPLSSSSPTTAAATMPVGPSVAGLAPPGEAALRLEEVSPPASGTRKARVLYDYEAADSSELALLADELITVYSLPGMDPDWLIGERGNKKGKVPVTYLELLS
- the SH3GLB2 gene encoding endophilin-B2 isoform X7, giving the protein MDFNMKKLASDAGIFFTRAVQFTEEKFGQAEKTELDAHFENLLARADSTKNWTEKILRQTEVLLQPNPSARVEEFLYEKLDRKVPSRVTNGELLAQYMAEAASELGPTTPYGKTLIKVAEAEKRLGAAERDFIHTASINFLTPLRNFLEGDWKTISKERRLLQNRRLDLDACKARLKKAKAAEAKATLWNDEVDKAEQELRVAQTEFDRQAEVTRLLLEGISSTHVNHLRCLHEFVESQTTYYAQCYRHMLDLQKQLGSSQGAIFPGTFVGTTEPASPPLSSSSPTTAAATMPVGPSVAGLAPPGEAALRLEEVSPPASGTRKARVLYDYEAADSSELALLADELITVYSLPGMDPDWLIGERGNKKGKVPVTYLELLS
- the SH3GLB2 gene encoding endophilin-B2 isoform X5; this encodes MDFNMKKLASDAGIFFTRAVQFTEEKFGQAEKTELDAHFENLLARADSTKNWTEKILRQTEVLLQPNPSARVEEFLYEKLDRKVPSRVTNGELLAQYMAEAASELGPTTPYGKTLIKVAEAEKRLGAAERDFIHTASINFLTPLRNFLEGDWKTISKERRLLQNRRLDLDACKARLKKAKAAEAKATTVPDFQETRPRNYILSASASALWNDEVDKAEQELRVAQTEFDRQAEVTRLLLEGISSTHVNHLRCLHEFVESQTTYYAQCYRHMLDLQKQLGSSQGAIFPGTFVGTTEPASPPLSSSSPTTAAATMPVGPSVAGLAPPGEAALRLEEVSPPASGTRKARVLYDYEAADSSELALLADELITVYSLPGMDPDWLIGERGNKKGKVPVTYLELLS